The following proteins are co-located in the Triticum aestivum cultivar Chinese Spring chromosome 1A, IWGSC CS RefSeq v2.1, whole genome shotgun sequence genome:
- the LOC123189429 gene encoding uncharacterized protein, whose amino-acid sequence MSEAHDEFLQVPIMSSEGPVMIQFVSNPSIAGSSDALSASLSACPSGRSASEVEIEVLFHDADGYVYDDDGCCTASLLGCGGEDLESGGATARLLRSPSPGMEFVERDGKGEPKWSEMERVRFGRSCSSPGKAGELFSLRRCK is encoded by the coding sequence ATGTCCGAGGCCCATGATGAGTTTCTTCAGGTACCGATCATGTCCTCGGAGGGTCCGGTGATGATACAGTTCGTGTCCAACCCCAGCATCGCCGGCAGCAGCGACGCGCTGTCGGCGTCGCTCAGCGCCTGCCCATCGGGGAGGTCGGCGTCGGAGGTAGAGATCGAAGTGCTCTTCCATGACGCCGACGGTTACGTCTACGACGACGATGGCTGCTGCACGGCGTCATTGCTCGGCTGCGGCGGCGAGGACTTGGAGTCGGGCGGGGCGACGGCAAGGCTGCTTCGCTCGCCGTCGCCGGGCATGGAGTTCGTGGAGCGTGACGGCAAGGGGGAGCCCAAGTGGAGCGAGATGGAGCGAGTGAGGTTTGGCCGCTCGTGCTCGTCGCCTGGGAAGGCTGGTGAGCTCTTTTCACTTCGCCGATGCAAgtag